A DNA window from Rhodocyclaceae bacterium contains the following coding sequences:
- a CDS encoding tripartite tricarboxylate transporter substrate binding protein produces the protein MNRLSTPAGTVPRRAHAGMPLAAAVVFAIAAPAASAQEFPQRPVRIMVGFSAGSVVDISARVVAEKLSDGLKQPVVIDNRPSAGGIVAGELVARGNPDGYTILSVSASHAIGPAVTAKLPYDILKDFAGISTTVNVASVLVTAASGPKTVKELIAQAKAKPGSMNFSSGGIASSTHFVAELFNSMAGIQATHVPFKGIPEALNAVIAGTVNYTITPMPNAIPQTASGKVNALGITVAKRQPQMPDTPTIAEAGLAGFRYDTWFGLLAPAATPRPIVDRLNAEVVRVLNLPEIRERFRTLGADPIPMGAREFDKFIAQQAQRFVEVAKQANIKAE, from the coding sequence ATGAACCGCCTTTCCACGCCTGCCGGAACCGTCCCGCGCCGCGCGCACGCTGGCATGCCGCTCGCGGCCGCAGTGGTTTTCGCCATCGCCGCCCCCGCAGCGTCTGCCCAGGAGTTCCCCCAGCGGCCGGTGCGCATCATGGTGGGCTTCTCCGCCGGCAGCGTGGTCGACATCTCGGCACGGGTCGTTGCCGAGAAACTGTCCGACGGTCTCAAGCAACCGGTGGTGATCGACAACCGACCCAGCGCCGGTGGCATCGTCGCCGGTGAACTCGTCGCGCGCGGCAACCCCGACGGCTACACCATCCTTTCGGTGTCGGCCTCGCATGCGATCGGCCCGGCGGTGACCGCCAAGCTGCCGTACGACATCCTGAAAGACTTCGCCGGCATCAGCACCACGGTGAACGTGGCCTCGGTGCTGGTCACCGCGGCGAGCGGCCCGAAGACCGTGAAGGAACTCATCGCCCAGGCGAAGGCCAAGCCCGGCTCGATGAACTTCTCCTCCGGCGGTATCGCATCGTCGACCCACTTCGTCGCTGAACTGTTCAACAGCATGGCCGGTATCCAGGCCACGCACGTACCGTTCAAGGGCATCCCCGAGGCGCTCAACGCCGTGATCGCGGGTACCGTGAACTACACGATCACGCCGATGCCGAATGCGATCCCGCAGACCGCCAGTGGCAAGGTCAACGCCCTGGGCATCACGGTAGCCAAGCGCCAGCCGCAGATGCCCGACACCCCGACCATTGCCGAAGCGGGCCTGGCCGGTTTCCGCTACGACACCTGGTTCGGCCTGCTCGCCCCGGCGGCAACGCCGCGGCCGATCGTCGATCGCCTGAACGCCGAGGTCGTGCGCGTGCTGAACCTGCCGGAGATCCGCGAGCGCTTCCGCACGCTGGGCGCAGACCCGATCCCGATGGGTGCGCGCGAGTTCGACAAGTTCATCGCCCAGCAGGCGCAGCGCTTCGTCGAGGTGGCGAAGCAGGCGAACATCAAGGCCGAGTGA
- a CDS encoding ROK family protein, whose translation MRIGIDLGGTKIEAIAIDAQGAQRVRMRRPTPQGDYEATLEAIVALVAGIESDPSLAPLGPARVGVGTPGAFSSVTGRLKNANSTCLNGRALAADLEARLARPLRFANDANCFALSEATDGAAAGARVVFGVILGTGVGGGVVVDGRVLEGRNAIAGEWGHNPLPLMDEHDWPRPDCYCGRAGCVETWLSGPALAADHLRTTGQALSAQAVAARAATGDARCVDTLERYCGRAARALAGVINLLDPDVIVLGGGLSNIDRLYERIPALWGAHVFSDRVDTLLVRNRHGDSSGVRGAAWLWPAQG comes from the coding sequence CTGCGCATCGGGATCGACCTCGGCGGCACCAAGATCGAGGCGATCGCGATCGATGCGCAGGGCGCGCAGCGCGTACGCATGCGCCGCCCGACGCCGCAGGGCGACTACGAAGCGACGCTCGAGGCGATTGTCGCGCTGGTCGCCGGGATCGAGTCCGACCCGTCGCTTGCGCCCCTTGGGCCAGCCCGGGTCGGGGTTGGCACCCCTGGCGCGTTCTCCAGCGTGACCGGCCGGCTGAAGAACGCCAATTCGACCTGCCTGAACGGCCGCGCACTCGCGGCCGACCTCGAAGCACGGCTCGCCCGGCCGCTGCGCTTCGCCAACGACGCGAACTGCTTCGCGTTGTCCGAGGCAACGGATGGCGCTGCCGCTGGAGCGCGCGTGGTGTTCGGCGTGATCCTGGGCACCGGCGTTGGCGGAGGCGTCGTGGTCGACGGGCGCGTGCTCGAAGGCCGCAACGCGATTGCCGGCGAATGGGGGCACAACCCGCTGCCGCTGATGGACGAGCATGACTGGCCGCGTCCCGACTGCTACTGCGGCCGCGCCGGATGCGTCGAGACCTGGCTGTCCGGCCCGGCCCTGGCTGCCGACCATCTGCGTACGACCGGCCAGGCGCTGTCTGCGCAGGCAGTAGCCGCCAGGGCAGCGACGGGCGATGCCCGGTGCGTGGATACGCTGGAACGCTACTGCGGGCGCGCGGCCCGCGCGCTGGCGGGCGTGATCAACCTGCTCGACCCGGACGTGATCGTGCTCGGAGGCGGCCTGTCGAACATCGATCGCCTGTACGAGCGCATCCCCGCGCTCTGGGGCGCGCATGTGTTCTCCGACCGTGTGGATACGTTGCTGGTGCGCAACCGCCACGGAGATTCGTCCGGCGTACGCGGCGCCGCCTG
- a CDS encoding ABC transporter substrate-binding protein: protein MSLPKITGAVGLFDRTRALLDGRAPVEGFDVAWTSGELESLFSRAFETAEFDITELSFCNYLIATARGASPYVALPIFPTRCFRHHAMFVRGAAGIRTPKDIEGRRVGTREFTNTVSLVVRGIWADYYGVDLSKVRWVVGDVDRQERAQVTAPKLRNGWSIETSGGRFLADLVAEGGLDALCAYTPPRTFDGRTVMRMFPDYAAEEQRYWRDTALFPIMHVMVVRRSILDAHPSLAPALMAAFAKARDLAVADLEIEQAPKVMLPWTPTHLEQTRGVMGHDFWPYGVASGVGAGDAPENRRTVETQIGWAHAQGLIDRPVTLDEFFAPGALQLARC from the coding sequence TTGAGCCTGCCGAAGATCACCGGCGCGGTCGGGCTTTTCGACCGCACGCGGGCGCTGCTCGACGGGCGGGCTCCGGTCGAAGGCTTCGACGTCGCCTGGACCTCGGGCGAACTCGAAAGCCTGTTCTCGCGCGCGTTCGAAACCGCCGAGTTCGACATCACCGAACTGTCGTTCTGCAACTACCTGATCGCCACTGCACGCGGTGCCTCGCCGTACGTCGCGCTGCCGATCTTCCCGACCCGCTGCTTCCGCCATCACGCGATGTTCGTGCGTGGCGCGGCCGGCATCCGTACGCCGAAGGACATCGAAGGGCGCCGGGTCGGCACGCGCGAGTTCACGAATACCGTGTCGCTGGTGGTGCGCGGCATCTGGGCAGACTACTACGGCGTCGACCTGTCGAAGGTGCGCTGGGTGGTCGGCGATGTCGACCGCCAGGAGCGCGCACAGGTCACCGCACCGAAGCTGCGCAACGGCTGGTCGATCGAGACCTCGGGCGGGCGCTTTCTCGCCGACCTGGTCGCCGAGGGCGGGCTCGACGCCCTCTGCGCATACACGCCGCCACGTACCTTCGACGGGCGCACCGTGATGCGCATGTTCCCCGACTACGCCGCCGAAGAGCAGCGCTACTGGCGCGACACCGCACTGTTCCCGATCATGCACGTGATGGTCGTGCGGCGAAGCATCCTCGACGCGCATCCGTCACTGGCACCCGCGCTGATGGCAGCGTTCGCCAAGGCACGCGACCTCGCGGTGGCAGACCTCGAGATCGAGCAGGCGCCGAAGGTGATGCTGCCGTGGACGCCCACGCACCTGGAGCAGACGCGCGGCGTCATGGGCCATGATTTCTGGCCGTATGGCGTAGCTTCGGGCGTGGGTGCCGGCGATGCACCCGAGAACCGGCGCACGGTCGAGACGCAGATCGGCTGGGCGCATGCGCAGGGCCTGATCGACCGCCCGGTCACGCTGGACGAGTTCTTCGCCCCCGGCGCGCTGCAGCTGGCTCGCTGCTGA
- the nthA gene encoding nitrile hydratase subunit alpha yields the protein MHIGHDHPHAHGEAGAIDPHAPQRDHDDTLDYYRKLEIAVRELLMEKNVLTADEVRRTVESYDSRTPEGGARVVARAWVDPAFKGLLLQDATAACESLGFDMNVFDVKLTVVENTPKVHNVIVCTLCSCYPRMLLGMPPAWYKSRAYRARLVREPRAVLREFGTVLPDDVAVRVHDSTADLRYIVLPMRPEGSEGMSEAQLAQLVSRDSMVGVSALPAVKA from the coding sequence ATGCACATCGGACACGACCACCCGCACGCGCACGGCGAAGCCGGCGCAATCGATCCGCACGCACCGCAGCGCGACCACGATGACACCCTCGACTACTACCGCAAGCTCGAGATCGCGGTGCGCGAACTGCTGATGGAGAAGAACGTGCTCACCGCCGACGAGGTCCGGCGCACGGTCGAGAGCTACGACAGCCGCACGCCGGAAGGCGGCGCGCGCGTGGTCGCTCGCGCCTGGGTCGACCCGGCCTTCAAGGGGCTGCTGCTGCAGGACGCCACCGCCGCCTGCGAATCGCTGGGCTTCGACATGAACGTGTTCGACGTGAAGCTCACGGTGGTCGAGAACACGCCGAAGGTGCACAACGTGATCGTCTGCACCCTCTGCTCGTGCTACCCGCGCATGCTGCTGGGCATGCCGCCGGCCTGGTACAAGAGCCGCGCCTACCGCGCGCGGCTGGTGCGCGAACCGCGCGCGGTTCTGCGCGAGTTCGGCACCGTACTGCCCGACGATGTCGCGGTGCGGGTGCACGACTCCACGGCCGACCTGCGCTACATCGTGCTGCCGATGCGCCCGGAAGGCAGCGAAGGCATGTCCGAGGCGCAGCTCGCGCAACTGGTGTCGCGCGACAGCATGGTCGGCGTCAGCGCGCTGCCGGCGGTGAAGGCTTGA
- a CDS encoding alpha/beta fold hydrolase produces MVTGTDFTLPPGTVRGTFEAPDGIGLSFLQSGVRSARPSFLLLPGWSMPAWIWAGQFGPLSADRAVFALDPRGQGESDRPTEGYDIRTRARDLHAFAASIAPVVVVGWSLAALETLHAIHQFGSMPFAGVVLVDSSVGEEPAPPAGSPFIDALQADRESALDGFVRAVFASGRPEAEMRALVDGALRMPLAASIALFPRDIPREYWREVVRSIELPLLYAVSPQFQEQAWNLRLQRPRTQVEVFHRSGHALFADEPDRFNRLLIHFARKLGGPPA; encoded by the coding sequence ATGGTGACCGGCACCGACTTCACCTTGCCGCCCGGCACCGTGCGCGGCACGTTCGAGGCGCCGGACGGTATCGGGCTGTCGTTCCTTCAGTCGGGCGTGCGCTCCGCCCGGCCATCGTTCCTGCTGCTGCCAGGCTGGAGCATGCCGGCCTGGATCTGGGCTGGGCAGTTCGGCCCGCTCTCGGCCGATCGTGCGGTGTTCGCGCTGGATCCGCGCGGGCAGGGCGAATCGGATCGCCCGACGGAGGGTTACGACATCCGCACCCGTGCGCGCGACCTGCATGCGTTCGCCGCTTCGATCGCGCCGGTAGTGGTGGTCGGCTGGTCGCTGGCGGCACTGGAGACCCTGCACGCCATCCATCAGTTCGGCAGCATGCCGTTCGCCGGCGTCGTGCTGGTCGACAGCTCGGTCGGTGAAGAACCGGCGCCGCCCGCTGGCTCACCGTTCATCGATGCGCTCCAGGCCGATCGCGAATCCGCCCTGGACGGTTTCGTGCGCGCGGTCTTCGCGAGCGGCCGACCCGAGGCGGAAATGCGTGCGCTGGTGGACGGCGCGCTGCGCATGCCGCTGGCGGCGAGCATCGCGCTGTTCCCCCGCGACATCCCGCGCGAGTACTGGCGCGAGGTCGTGCGGTCGATCGAGCTCCCGCTGCTCTACGCAGTGTCTCCGCAGTTCCAGGAACAGGCATGGAACCTGCGCCTGCAGCGGCCGCGTACGCAGGTCGAAGTATTCCATCGCTCGGGCCATGCATTGTTCGCGGACGAACCGGACCGGTTCAACCGGCTGCTGATCCACTTCGCACGCAAGCTCGGCGGCCCGCCCGCATGA
- the groL gene encoding chaperonin GroEL (60 kDa chaperone family; promotes refolding of misfolded polypeptides especially under stressful conditions; forms two stacked rings of heptamers to form a barrel-shaped 14mer; ends can be capped by GroES; misfolded proteins enter the barrel where they are refolded when GroES binds), with translation MAAKDVKFHDSARSKIVVGVNVLADAVKVTLGPKGRNVVLERSFGAPTVTKDGVSVAKEIELKDKFENMGAQMLKEVASKTSDIAGDGTTTATVLAQSIVQEGMKYVAAGMNPMDLKRGIDKAVESVVAELKKISKPCTTNKEIAQVGSISANSDSDIGDIIAKAMDKVGKEGVITVEDGKSLENELDIVEGMQFDRGYLSPYFINTAEKQQSVLENPYILLHDKKISNIRDLLPVLEQVAKAGRPLLIIAEEVDGEALATLVVNNIRGILKTCAVKAPGFGDRRKAMLEDIAILTGGTVIAEEVGLKLENATLTDLGQAKRIEVGKEETTIIDGHADKASIESRIKQIRAQIEEATSDYDREKLQERVAKLAGGVAVVRVGAATEVEMKEKKARVEDALHATRAAVEEGIVPGGGVALVRARSNLGKLKGDNIDQEAGIKIVLRAIEEPMRQIASNAGDEASVVVNKVVEGKGNFGYNAATGQYGDMVEMGVLDPTKVARVALQNAASVAGLILTTDAMVAEAAKDDAGGHAGHNHGGMGGMGGMDM, from the coding sequence ATGGCAGCTAAAGACGTCAAATTCCACGACAGCGCACGGTCCAAGATCGTCGTCGGCGTGAACGTGCTGGCCGATGCGGTCAAGGTCACCCTCGGCCCGAAAGGCCGCAACGTCGTGCTCGAGCGCAGCTTCGGTGCCCCGACCGTGACCAAGGACGGTGTCTCCGTCGCCAAGGAAATCGAGCTGAAGGACAAGTTCGAGAACATGGGCGCGCAGATGCTGAAGGAAGTCGCTTCGAAGACCTCCGACATCGCCGGTGACGGCACCACCACCGCGACCGTGCTGGCCCAGTCGATCGTGCAGGAAGGCATGAAGTACGTTGCCGCCGGCATGAACCCGATGGACCTGAAGCGCGGCATCGACAAGGCCGTCGAGTCGGTCGTTGCCGAACTGAAGAAGATCAGCAAGCCCTGCACGACGAACAAGGAAATCGCTCAGGTCGGCTCGATCTCGGCGAACTCCGACAGCGACATCGGCGACATCATCGCCAAGGCGATGGACAAGGTCGGCAAGGAAGGCGTGATCACCGTCGAAGACGGCAAGTCGCTCGAGAACGAACTCGACATCGTCGAGGGCATGCAGTTCGACCGTGGCTACCTCTCGCCCTACTTCATCAACACCGCCGAGAAGCAGCAGTCGGTACTCGAGAACCCCTACATCCTCCTGCACGACAAGAAGATCTCGAACATCCGTGATCTCCTGCCCGTACTCGAGCAGGTCGCCAAGGCCGGCCGTCCGCTGCTGATCATCGCCGAGGAAGTCGACGGCGAGGCGCTGGCCACCCTGGTGGTGAACAACATCCGCGGCATCCTGAAGACCTGCGCCGTCAAGGCCCCGGGTTTCGGCGACCGCCGCAAGGCCATGCTGGAAGACATCGCGATCCTGACCGGCGGCACGGTCATCGCCGAAGAAGTCGGCCTGAAGCTCGAGAACGCCACCCTGACCGACCTCGGCCAGGCCAAGCGCATCGAAGTGGGCAAGGAAGAGACCACGATCATCGACGGCCACGCCGACAAGGCGAGCATCGAGTCGCGCATCAAGCAGATCCGTGCGCAGATCGAGGAAGCCACCAGCGATTACGACCGTGAGAAGCTGCAGGAGCGCGTTGCGAAACTCGCCGGCGGCGTTGCGGTGGTACGCGTCGGTGCGGCGACCGAAGTCGAGATGAAAGAGAAGAAGGCCCGCGTCGAAGACGCGCTGCACGCGACCCGTGCGGCTGTCGAAGAAGGTATCGTCCCCGGCGGCGGCGTGGCGCTGGTGCGTGCCCGTTCCAACCTGGGCAAGCTGAAGGGCGACAACATCGACCAGGAAGCCGGCATCAAGATCGTGCTGCGTGCGATCGAAGAGCCGATGCGCCAGATCGCTTCGAACGCCGGTGACGAGGCTTCGGTCGTCGTCAACAAGGTCGTCGAAGGCAAGGGCAACTTCGGCTACAACGCCGCCACCGGCCAGTACGGTGACATGGTCGAGATGGGCGTGCTGGACCCGACCAAGGTCGCGCGCGTCGCGCTGCAGAACGCAGCCTCGGTTGCCGGCCTGATCCTCACCACCGACGCGATGGTTGCCGAGGCGGCGAAGGATGACGCAGGCGGCCACGCCGGCCACAACCACGGCGGCATGGGCGGCATGGGCGGGATGGACATGTAA
- a CDS encoding GNAT family N-acetyltransferase, translating to MHATVAIRPIEPRDQPQWQVLWAGYLAFYEVALDAATTQVLWSRLFDPASTVHGLVAEGADGSAIGLCHYILHANTWEIAPVCYLEDLYVQPGERARGVGAALIEHLCGRMRDEGWSRIYWMTREDNYRARGLYDRFAKRDAFVRYVVRRPG from the coding sequence ATGCACGCCACCGTGGCCATCCGCCCGATCGAGCCGCGCGACCAGCCGCAGTGGCAGGTACTGTGGGCGGGCTACCTGGCTTTCTACGAAGTCGCGCTCGATGCCGCGACCACGCAGGTGCTGTGGTCGCGCCTGTTCGACCCGGCCTCGACCGTACACGGGCTGGTGGCGGAAGGTGCCGACGGCAGCGCGATCGGCCTCTGCCACTACATCCTGCATGCGAACACCTGGGAGATCGCGCCGGTCTGCTACCTCGAAGACCTGTACGTGCAGCCGGGCGAACGTGCGCGCGGCGTGGGCGCGGCACTGATCGAGCACCTGTGCGGGCGCATGCGCGACGAAGGCTGGTCACGCATCTACTGGATGACGCGCGAAGACAACTACCGCGCGCGGGGCCTGTACGACCGCTTCGCGAAGCGCGACGCGTTCGTACGCTACGTCGTCCGGCGCCCGGGCTGA
- the groES gene encoding co-chaperone GroES: protein MKIRPLHDRVVVRRLEEERKTASGIVIPDTAAEKPDQGEVIAIGNGKILDDGKTRPLDVKVGDRVLFGKYSGQTVKVKGEEFLVMREEDIMGVVEL, encoded by the coding sequence ATGAAAATCCGTCCGTTGCACGACCGCGTCGTGGTCCGCCGCCTCGAAGAAGAGCGCAAGACCGCCTCCGGCATCGTCATCCCCGACACCGCCGCTGAAAAGCCCGACCAGGGCGAAGTCATCGCCATCGGAAACGGCAAGATCCTCGACGACGGCAAGACCCGTCCGCTGGACGTGAAGGTCGGCGACCGTGTCCTGTTCGGCAAGTACTCTGGCCAGACCGTCAAGGTCAAGGGCGAAGAGTTCCTCGTGATGCGCGAGGAAGACATCATGGGCGTGGTCGAGCTGTAA
- a CDS encoding nitrile hydratase subunit beta yields MNPGTLSPGDTVAVLDADVPGHIRTPFYVRGKRGVIERAVGPFRNPEELAYGRSGEPKRMLYRVRFAQAEVWPDYQGPAVDTIDVDLYEHWLRKA; encoded by the coding sequence ATGAACCCCGGAACGCTCTCGCCCGGCGACACCGTCGCGGTGCTCGACGCCGACGTGCCCGGCCACATCCGCACACCGTTCTACGTGCGCGGCAAGCGCGGCGTGATCGAACGCGCGGTCGGCCCCTTCCGCAATCCCGAGGAACTGGCCTACGGCCGCAGCGGCGAGCCCAAGCGCATGCTGTACCGGGTGCGCTTCGCACAGGCCGAGGTCTGGCCCGACTACCAGGGCCCCGCGGTCGACACCATCGACGTCGACCTCTACGAACACTGGCTCAGGAAGGCCTGA
- a CDS encoding nitrile hydratase subunit beta, with protein MKGYHDIGGEPAGEIPKQEHEMMLWEKRVEAMLLLLSQKGVMRVDENRRGLESVGAEVYHGAGYAQRRIQSISTNLIAKGLISIEELAAKVADIEQRRDVLP; from the coding sequence ATGAAGGGTTACCACGACATCGGCGGCGAGCCCGCCGGCGAGATCCCGAAGCAGGAACACGAGATGATGCTCTGGGAGAAGCGAGTGGAGGCGATGCTGCTGCTGCTCTCGCAGAAAGGCGTGATGCGCGTGGACGAAAACCGGCGTGGCCTGGAATCGGTCGGCGCCGAGGTCTACCACGGCGCCGGCTACGCGCAGCGGCGCATCCAGTCGATCAGCACCAACCTGATCGCCAAGGGGCTCATCTCGATCGAGGAACTGGCCGCCAAGGTCGCCGACATCGAGCAGCGCAGGGACGTGCTGCCATGA